The stretch of DNA GAATATGACCATTGACTACTAGAAGGTTTTGTTGGGATTACAGGCTCATTACGAGAATAAGTATATCTATCCTTGCTATTTAATCCAGCACTGCCGCTTGCAACACTTTTGGGTGGATCATTTTGAAGTCTTTGCGACTTATTAAGCTCTAACTGCTTTCTTAAAGCTACTTGCTTTTGTTCATTTTGGCAAGCTGTTTCATAATTTTTGATCTCTTCTAATTCCATTTCACGTATTCTCTTTTGttcagcttcctcttcaGTTAAGGTGCAGAATTCGTCCAATTCTAAAGCGTCCTTCAAACGCGCTTTCAAATGGCCAATCAATGCGCTGCTTGGTAGTTTAATATCCTCCCTTTCTTCATTTATCAAGTTTTCCTCTAAAGTTGTGTAAACCAACTGGATATGAGCTTTCACTACAGGGAAGACACTAGTGACGTGCTTCATGAATTCAATACCGTTTCTAATTGAcatgtaatttttttcggATAAAAGGTCAATGACTTGCTCGGTAATTACTGAATGCCATTCATAAAGCTTTCGAGAAGCTTGGTCGTTGAAATCGCCATTTAatctcattttttcaagctTTTTAAGAACGTCAGTGAAAAACAGACCTAAATTGCCTGCTTCAGAGCTAGTACAACAGAACAGCAAcgtttttaaaatatttgatgTAATACAAGTATTCAATATCgacatcaaattttctgtCCTAAAAGCcataaagataaaaaacGAAGAGAAGAGAGCATCTGAaggagaaaataaaaccCTTGGCACAACACAATTCTGCAAGAATATCTTAATTTGATCTTCCCCGCAGTCTTTGTTCCAgacatttgatttttcagaTATAAATTCTGAAGTTTTCTTGAAGGCTCTTTGATGCGAAATTCCAGTAACCAAAATATCCTTGATTTGATTCTGAATCAGgtgtttttttctatttgaCATGTGGCCCGTGTTTTCTCCGGATAGTGCATTCTTACGCTCGTCATATAGTGATTTATCGAAATGGATATCGTATAATGAAAGTCTCCAAAAAGTAGTGAAAAGAtcctttgatattttcgtTAAATCAACATCGCTAAACTCTGCACCTTCAATTAATTCATCAATAGAAAAATTCTCATTTGAGTTCAATTGATTATCCAAGTAGTCTCTCCATATGTGGAAAGTCCACGGTGTCGATAAATGGAACCTATTATTCAATTCTACAAATGGGAGAACATTCTCTTCAAATGCTTTCCCTTTCAAACAATGTTTAATTAACTCAATAAACGACCATAACAATGTATTCATTTCATCGCATCTAGTGgataaaattttgtaatgAGAATTTTGCGTATTTGCTTTCAGGTTTAAAGTGTATAACAGGAGAATAATCTCAGAAATAGCGCTCTGATCAGTGAAAAATGAGGTTAGCCTCGACGAAATAACCGAATTATCATCTCTAAAATCATATATGAGATGTCTTGCATATTGCTTTAATGGTGATCCTGAGTTTAACATTAATAGTTGCTTCATATTAACTTCGTTTAAGTCTCTAATGCCCCCGACTGTAATAATTAATTCCTTTAGGATAGAAACTGCTATGATATTCCCATTATGCAACGTCTTTAAAATATAGGTGATTATATTTGAGATATCCATATTGGGACAATTTTTGGCCAAACCTGCAATAAATATTGATAATCTCTGGACCCACATGGCCTGGTTAACACCATCAAATTGAACAGCAGGCCTGTTATAAGTTAAGCGTAACAATAATACAAATTGCAATACATCATACGCAAAATCGTTAAAGTACTTCGTGGTGTAAACAACAAGCTCAGAAACTTTGTCATAGTTTTCAATCTGCTTAACTGCTGGTACCAGTGAGGCCAATGGATTTGTAGAGATTAATTTGGCAAATCTCCTGGACTCTTTTGCGATTGTATCTATACTCAAAGCCTTCAAAATACTCTTCGCTTCTCTTTCGGCCTTATTGAAGCTCACCTTAAGCGGTAGAATATCTTGGGATAATTTCGTCATCATTTCGttgtaaataaaatatcttttttcaaaagggaaaaatttcattagTTCGTAAACTTCCGATGTGGCAATTGGATTGTTCTGCAATAGCGAGGTAGCTggaaaaatgaattttcttACATAGTCTATCCACTTATCAATCGTAACATGCAGAGACTCAGAACCGTGGTTCTTTTGAATGTCAGCTACCCCAATACGTGAAATCTTACTCAAAAGCGTAGGAATTCTCCCCAAATACGGTCCTATGATAGATAAATAGATATGCGAGTTTTCAAATAGATCATTTACAGAAGCAAAAGGAGTCAAATTGGAATTCCACTCGCTGTAATAGAAGACGTAGCTTGAATTCAATTCAAGGGATTCAAATGGCTCGTGagttttatatttatgGATCAACCTTGGCTTATGGGCTAGAATACCATTATCTATACGGGTTATCATCAAAGCAGTTGCCATATCTTTTGATTCACCAGATGAGGTCATTGATGTGTACAATGGATTTAAAAGATATTCAAATACTCTTCCCAAATATCTAGATAAGGATTCACTAACATATAACACTTTCGGATATTGCTTTAACACATGTATCACGGGAATAACGCAACCATGTATGAGTAAGCGTTCCAAGAGTTTTATTTTaccaaataataaaatatcttgCTGAGTTTTCTGCTTGCCTTTTGATTCTATATCAGCGTTTGTTTCCTCAGAGATTTTATCCTTCATATTAACATCATCATTTACAACAAGGGCGTTGTCTTCGtcagtttcattttcaGTGGACAAAGCAGCTGCCATAGCCAAGGGATTTTCTACGCCTTTAGTGGACTCCTCTTCCAGTTCAGTTTCTAAgttttgaatatattcTTGTAGAAATTCCATCTCTGGTTTAACGTTATCCCAAatagaataaaaattgaCAAACCCATTTTTCAGTAAAATGCAACACATATCCATATACCGTTCATAGTTTTCCTTATCGACTTCTTCGTTATATTGCGATAAATTGAATGAAATAATGTTTGCTGCAATCATATTACCGCCTTCATTAAGAGAAGAATAATTGGAATTGTTAGCTACATGGCTAGATGGCCAAGAATCCGACTTTCGTAAAAGAGCAATAAAGAACTTGTACCCTTCAGTGATAAACTGACTAGAAACGTTCAAAATAACATCTAAAGTACGAATAGAATCCAAGGAATATTTCCCCATAATATGATagatttctttcaaatatgcGGAcactttggaaaaattgtCGGGATCATAATACGCCAATATTAATAAGGCTACCAATTGACCATAACCCACTGAATTTTCTACCAAAAGGTTATATTTCTTCAGTTCGTattttgacttttttaACAAATGCCTTAATAAGGTGGTTTGTTCCTTGTTGAGCAGCTTAGAGGATATCCAACTAAATTTGAACAATTCTTCATGCAACGACGGTATTAGTTTACATAATGATATGGTTGTTAGATCATTTATATTTGGAACAGTGCTTGAGACGGCGATAAACATTTTACCAACTATGGAAGCCTGGGACACTTGCCTTTCATGATTCACTAATTCATTAGTAAATGATGCAACATCAGAAAGCTTGAGGGGAGAATTTTCATCGTTTTTATTTATGAAATCAAACAGTTCAATAAACAAAGTCCTCAACCAgtcttccttttcatcatttgaCTCCAGTGCAGTGAAATCGGAGCAGAGAGTTTTTGATCGTTCAGGCCAGTTTCGTATCACCTCTTCCGTTAAAATGCTTGCCTGACTAGGGGAAGCTGGTGGTATCACTTTTTGAGAAAGAGCGttcaatttggaaagtaGCGTCTGTTCTGCCATAAAGTCCTGAAAATGTATACTGGTGCGAATATGTATCAACTGAAACCGTTTCACCCTATTATGCTTTAGATAAAGACGATAAAATCACAGCCCTATAATTTATGCAACAGTGTTTGCTTCTAAATCAACGTGTTCCCTGGGCATAAACTCTCATACGTTATGTCgctattgaagaaatagCGGAAAATCTTACGCCGAAGTTAGCGTTGTCACCCGggaagaagagaagaacATAAGCCTTCTCATTCAGAACATGTAAATAGTGGCTAAAATGGTTATATTACACAATTCGAAACAGTGaaattaagaaaagaaatggtaTGTTACGTTCTATTGCGCTTTAGTTTGAATTGAAATCATCTTTACCATGGTACTAACTACGCTTGCGATGAATCGTGCAAGTCCGTGCGGCTTATACGTAATGCTAATACTCAAAACAGGCGGAAAAGCAGAGGCAGTTGAAGTTGCAGAAGATATACAAACAAAAGTACATCGGACTGGGAGATGAGAGCACTACACGAGAACAGTGGCAGAGAAATGTGAGAAACGATACACTAAATACATTACAAGGCCACTCCGCATCTTTGGAGTACGTTTCATTGAGCCGAGGAGACCTTAGTATACGTGACACTCGTATTCACCTCCTGAAATCCATGTCCCCTGGCTATAAAGCCTACTTACGAGAAGAGAGGTAGGACGTTGAAGCCACATCCataaataatttttacATAAAATTACGCCTCGTATGTCGTTCTCAAGATTTATGGTAGAGATCACACTCAGTCAGTAACCTTTTAGGCATTGATTCTAGTAACTGTCGAACATTATTAACCTTGATGTTTATATAAAGATATAAAATGTTGGGACAGTATACAATTCATATCGTTTAAAATGATCTATACATGTCGCGTGAAGTCATAAACAGGGATTTAGAAGTGAAATCTTTTGGTAGTATAGGGGAAAACTCAGCTTGAAACTTTTCGTAATTGAGTAGGCCAAGTTGCAACCGTGTGAAATCGAATCATGCCTGACTCTAAGTACACAATGCAAGGTTATAACCTTGTTAAGCTATTAAAAAGGCTAGAAGAAGCCACTGCAAGATTAGAGGATGTCACCATCTATCAAGAAGGTTATATTCAGAATAAATTGGAGGCATCTAAAAATAACAAGCCTTCCGACTCCGGGGCCGATGCGAATACTACGAATGAACCTTCTGCAGAAAATGCTCCTGAAGTAGAACAAGATCCGAAATGCATAACTGCGTTCCAATCTTACATCGGTGAGAATATTGATCCGCTGGTAGAATTATCAGGAAAGATCGACACGGTGGTCTTAGATGCTTTGCAGTTGCTAAAGGGAGGCTTTCAATCGCAATTGACTTTTTTAAGAGCTGCTGTGAGATCAAGAAAACCGGATTATTCTTCTCAAACTTTCGCTGATTCTTTAAGACCTATCAAcgaaaatattataaagCTGGGTCAATTGAAGGAATCAAACCGTCAAAGCAAATACTTCGCATATTTGAGCGCTTTATCTGAGGGTGCTCCTTTGTTCTCCTGGGTTGCAGTGGACACTCCCGTGTCTATGGTCACAGATTTCAAGGACGCAGCACAGTTTTGGACTAAtagaattttgaaagaatacAGAGAGTCTGATCCTAATGCTGTTGAATGGGTTAAGAAATTTTTGGCCTCTTTCGATAATTTGAAAGCCTACATTAAAGAGTATCATACTACTGGGGTTTCCTGGAAAAAAGACGGTATGGATTTTGCTGACGCGATGGCACAATCAACGAAGAATACAGGTGCTACTTCATCTCCTTCGCCAGCAAGTGCTACAGCGGCTCCAGCACCACCACCTCCTCCACCAGCCCCACCAGCTTCCGTCTTTGAAATCTCTAATGATACACCAGCAACGAGTAGTGATGCTAACAAAGGCGGTATTGGCGCGGTCTTCGCCGAACTAAATCAGGGTGAAAATATCACTAAGggtttgaaaaaagtagACAAATCCCAACAAACTCACAAAAATCCTGAATTACGTCAATCCTCTACAGTTTCTTCCACAGGAAGTAAATCCGGTCCACCACCAAGGCCAAAAAAGCCATCAACATTGAAAACTAAGAGGCCTCCTAGAAAGGAATTGGTAGGAAACAAATGGTTTATTGAGAATTACgaaaatgaaactgaaTCTCTGGTTATTGATGCAAATAAAGATGAGTCTATCTTCATAGGTAAATGTTCTCAAGTTCTTGTTcaaataaaaggaaaagttaACGCTATCTCGTTGAGTGAAACTGAGTCATGCAGTGTTGTTCTTGATTCTAGCATTTCCGGTATGGATGTCATCAAATCCAACAAGTTTGGCATTCAAGTTAACCATTCCCTACCTCAAATCTCCATTGATAAATCTGACGGCGGTAACATCTATTTATCCAAGGAATCCTTGAATACTGAAATCTACACCTCGTGCTCAACTGCTATTAACGTCAACTTACCAATCGGCGAGGACGATGATTACGTAGAATTCCCAATCCCTGAACAGATGAAGCATAGCTTCGCTGATGGTAAGTTCAAATCTGCTGTTTTCGAACATGCTGGTTAATATTGCGAGGAGCATTAATTGTATTTagttaaaagaaataaatcaCATTTGAATCAatcagaaagaaaagtgaaTGAATAAACAATTATATACTTTTTGTaaaacctttttttcatgtgTAACCTTTTCTTAAAGAAGTAACAGGAAAACGAGGAGCGACTAAGTGACTACTTGATCGTTCGAGTAGAActtaaaaacaaaaaaaattaaatatttACAGTGTAAAGAGAGGCTGAAGATCAGTCAAAAGACGCGTGCAACAATACACGACGATCATTTACCATTTCTCAAGTAATACATATATGCACGTTCATGAACAGGAACATCAAATGGTGAAATTACTTCGGATTGGCCTGGTCGAGCGACGGGATCCCTTAGGTATACAGCGTGGCATGTCTTGAAAGATATTTCCAAATGATGAGGTAAAATGGCGAAAGGCGATAAAAATGGTCTTGGCTTCCATGGTGTGAAAAAGGGTTTTTTAGGATCTTGCCTACCATAAACATAATTTTTCTGCCACGGCAAGTTTATCAATTTACGTGCTTTTGGTTCATCACCTTCCAATTCAGATAATTTAATCGGATcatgatattttaaatttttggcCCATTTGGGGTCGAACGTTAGTGAACCATCAGAAATATCACTCATCCTAGTTTTGAAGTGGTCTGTTATATTTTTCGTCCATAGTTTCACGCTTTCCGCTatgattctttttccaGATCTTAAAGCGGATTTGGCTCCATCAgataattctttttttgtggTTTCGTTAGGATTCATCATTTCTGTAGCCAGTGAAATCAACTCGTCAGGCTGACATTTAGAAATGATTTCTCTTCTAATTTCACcggatttgaaaaactcTTGATAAGCGTTATTTAGACTTTCTAACAACTGAGAGTCCTGGATCTCAGGGAGACCCTGTTTGAGTTCATCTATCGACAAGGGCTCATTATTCGACTTACCTATTTCCTTCTCTACATTTAAAAGCTTTCTCAAGATACCTTCCTGTGTGCATCCCTTTAATGCGTTATATTGCTGTGACTCCAGATTCTTATTATATTGcctcaaaaattcttgaaacTGAAGTTTCTTTGGGTTAGAATCCGacatcttttcaaaattttccaacttCTTCTCCCAAACTTCCTTTGGCTCCGTTTTCGCTTCCTTAACATACTTGTTCCATAAAACTATTTGAGTCTTATCGATCTTTAGCGCTTCTTGGAAACTTGGTTTCTTGGCACCGAGAGCTTCCAGCACTTTGTCCGGTTTGACACTGAACATATCTCCAGGCTTTAAAGTATAGCTTGGATGCTTAATTTTTACACCATTAACGCGAACATTTCCATGCAAGATGAACTGACGAGCTTGTCTTACTGACGAAGCAAACATAGCCCTGAAAAGGGCAAAATCAAGCCTTTTTTCTAATACTGCAAAAGTTTGTAATAAAAATGGTGTTTCCTTGATTTCACCTCCACGCAGTGAAGCATCCAATTGTGCTACTGAATCCAATTTGGGTTTGAAAACGGTTTGCCATCTCTTTTCTGTCAAATGTTCACCATGATAAGCTCGGGTTTCCTGCTTTGCCGTCCACTTCTGTTGATACAAAGATTTAGACTTCAAGTCTACACCACCCTTTTTGTACAAATTAAACAAATTATACTTATTGAAAGAAGTGCGTACTCGTCCTCTTGCCAAAGATTTTAGCAAATTAGCCTTTCTTGGCATTATCTCTGTATTTTAATTGTAACCAGTCTTCCGTAccaaaaaagtataaagGAGCTCCTACTCGATATATATTCGAATTAGTTGCACTTCCTCTGGGGAAACCTTCACCTTTTTGACCGTTCGCTCTCTCTTTTTGTATATCTTCAGCATAGTTCCTTAACTAATACTGCGAAGCGAAACGTATCCGGCTGCCACCATGAAAAGTAAAATCGTGCTTAACGAAGAAATCAATCATATAATCTATGAAGATGGATTGGCGGAGTTTATTAGAAGTTGCTAGCTGCTAGTGAAGAAAAGGGAATCGTGGATGTGATGGTAGTACATTGGACAATTGTGGATGAAATACGACTTCTTAGATGGGCATCTGAATTCAAACCGGCCGGAATTCATAAGCATTTCCACATGTTTTGCATAGTGGAAAGAATGAATTCGCCAGATAAGTATCCAGTGACGCTATTACAGAAAGAAACCATGAAGTTGGGGAAGGTATTTACTGCAAAAGACATATGGGATAAGTTGAGCCAATCTTACAATTTAGagaaaattgatgaaatggAGAATACATATTCCTTGGAAGCCACTACAGAGAGTTCACGGAATGGCAATGGAAATGGTGACGATGCAGAAATTCATGAAGAAACTTTACTTGAATTGAATAATCGAATAAGAGTACGCAAGCAAGATTTTACATTACCTTGGGAGGAATACGGTGAGTTGATCTTAGAAAATGCAAGAAAAAGTCCAAACTCTAACGAAGAGTATCCTCGAGTTGAAGATATGAATGAGAAAGATAGTACAATTCCAAAGGAAAGTCCTTCTACAGACCTAAAGAACGACAACAAtaaacaggaaaaaaatgcgACAATTAAAGTGAAAGAGTTGCCTGAATATCATACAGAGGAAAATGATAGCCCCATAGACGTCCAGAAAGAACCCATTAAGGAGGTGCAAAGCGATGAAAAGGAACTCCAGAGGGAACATATgagtgaagaagaacagaaaatgaaaagtacAAATAAAACAGCAGCTCCAGTAAGAAAATCTCAAAGGTTGAAAAGAAGTAAGGAAGttaaatttgaagatgaagaaaaggaagagatagaagaagataatacGAAAGACGAAGaacagaaagaaaagaaagaggaGATCCAGGAGCCAAAAATAACCCACAATGAAGAAGTagataaggaaaaaaacgaaaacGAAGAAGGTGATGATGAGCGTGAAAAATCCACCTCTTATGAAAATACCAATGGCTCTGAAAGCGAAGGAGTTGACGAAGGAGTTGACGAAGAACTGGGATACGAGTCTGAACGTGAGGCAGAAGgtaaaggaaaacaaattgAATCAGAAGGGGGCAacttaaagaaaaaaacggaaaacaaaaaaggagATGATCAACAGGATGATACCAAAAAGGATTCTAAGGACAAAAATGAACCATTAGCAAAGAGAACTAGGCATTCATCATCCACAGGTAATACTAG from Saccharomyces cerevisiae S288C chromosome XIV, complete sequence encodes:
- the THO2 gene encoding Tho2p (Subunit of the THO complex; THO is required for efficient transcription elongation and involved in transcriptional elongation-associated recombination; required for LacZ RNA expression from certain plasmids), producing MAEQTLLSKLNALSQKVIPPASPSQASILTEEVIRNWPERSKTLCSDFTALESNDEKEDWLRTLFIELFDFINKNDENSPLKLSDVASFTNELVNHERQVSQASIVGKMFIAVSSTVPNINDLTTISLCKLIPSLHEELFKFSWISSKLLNKEQTTLLRHLLKKSKYELKKYNLLVENSVGYGQLVALLILAYYDPDNFSKVSAYLKEIYHIMGKYSLDSIRTLDVILNVSSQFITEGYKFFIALLRKSDSWPSSHVANNSNYSSLNEGGNMIAANIISFNLSQYNEEVDKENYERYMDMCCILLKNGFVNFYSIWDNVKPEMEFLQEYIQNLETELEEESTKGVENPLAMAAALSTENETDEDNALVVNDDVNMKDKISEETNADIESKGKQKTQQDILLFGKIKLLERLLIHGCVIPVIHVLKQYPKVLYVSESLSRYLGRVFEYLLNPLYTSMTSSGESKDMATALMITRIDNGILAHKPRLIHKYKTHEPFESLELNSSYVFYYSEWNSNLTPFASVNDLFENSHIYLSIIGPYLGRIPTLLSKISRIGVADIQKNHGSESLHVTIDKWIDYVRKFIFPATSLLQNNPIATSEVYELMKFFPFEKRYFIYNEMMTKLSQDILPLKVSFNKAEREAKSILKALSIDTIAKESRRFAKLISTNPLASLVPAVKQIENYDKVSELVVYTTKYFNDFAYDVLQFVLLLRLTYNRPAVQFDGVNQAMWVQRLSIFIAGLAKNCPNMDISNIITYILKTLHNGNIIAVSILKELIITVGGIRDLNEVNMKQLLMLNSGSPLKQYARHLIYDFRDDNSVISSRLTSFFTDQSAISEIILLLYTLNLKANTQNSHYKILSTRCDEMNTLLWSFIELIKHCLKGKAFEENVLPFVELNNRFHLSTPWTFHIWRDYLDNQLNSNENFSIDELIEGAEFSDVDLTKISKDLFTTFWRLSLYDIHFDKSLYDERKNALSGENTGHMSNRKKHLIQNQIKDILVTGISHQRAFKKTSEFISEKSNVWNKDCGEDQIKIFLQNCVVPRVLFSPSDALFSSFFIFMAFRTENLMSILNTCITSNILKTLLFCCTSSEAGNLGLFFTDVLKKLEKMRLNGDFNDQASRKLYEWHSVITEQVIDLLSEKNYMSIRNGIEFMKHVTSVFPVVKAHIQLVYTTLEENLINEEREDIKLPSSALIGHLKARLKDALELDEFCTLTEEEAEQKRIREMELEEIKNYETACQNEQKQVALRKQLELNKSQRLQNDPPKSVASGSAGLNSKDRYTYSRNEPVIPTKPSSSQWSYSKVTRHVDDINHYLATNHLQKAISLVENDDETRNLRKLSKQNMPIFDFRNSTLEIFERYFRTLIQNPQNPDFAEKIDSLKRYIKNISREPYPDTTSSYSEAAAPEYTKRSSRYSGNAGGKDGYGSSNYRGPSNDRSAPKNIKPISSYAHKRSELPTRPSKSKTYNDRSRALRPTGPDRGDGFDQRDNRLREEYKKNSSQRSQLRFPEKPFQEGKDSSKANPYQASSYKRDSPSENEEKPNKRFKKDETIRNKFQTQDYRNTRDSGAAHRANENQRYNGNRKSNTQALPQGPKGGNYVSRYQR
- the YSF3 gene encoding U2 snRNP complex subunit YSF3 (Component of the SF3b subcomplex of the U2 snRNP; essential protein required for splicing and for assembly of SF3b), with the protein product MAEKQRQLKLQKIYKQKYIGLGDESTTREQWQRNVRNDTLNTLQGHSASLEYVSLSRGDLSIRDTRIHLLKSMSPGYKAYLREER
- the SRV2 gene encoding adenylate cyclase-binding protein (Cyclase-associated protein, CAP; accelerates nucleotide exchange and actin filament depolymerization; N-terminus binds adenylate cyclase, facilitating activation by RAS and directly catalyzes cofilin-mediated severing of actin filaments; C-terminus binds and recycles cofilin bound, ADP-actin monomers, facilitating regulation of actin dynamics and cell morphogenesis; processively tracks and promotes depolymerization of actin filament barbed and pointed ends; mCAP1 is the mouse homolog) encodes the protein MPDSKYTMQGYNLVKLLKRLEEATARLEDVTIYQEGYIQNKLEASKNNKPSDSGADANTTNEPSAENAPEVEQDPKCITAFQSYIGENIDPLVELSGKIDTVVLDALQLLKGGFQSQLTFLRAAVRSRKPDYSSQTFADSLRPINENIIKLGQLKESNRQSKYFAYLSALSEGAPLFSWVAVDTPVSMVTDFKDAAQFWTNRILKEYRESDPNAVEWVKKFLASFDNLKAYIKEYHTTGVSWKKDGMDFADAMAQSTKNTGATSSPSPASATAAPAPPPPPPAPPASVFEISNDTPATSSDANKGGIGAVFAELNQGENITKGLKKVDKSQQTHKNPELRQSSTVSSTGSKSGPPPRPKKPSTLKTKRPPRKELVGNKWFIENYENETESLVIDANKDESIFIGKCSQVLVQIKGKVNAISLSETESCSVVLDSSISGMDVIKSNKFGIQVNHSLPQISIDKSDGGNIYLSKESLNTEIYTSCSTAINVNLPIGEDDDYVEFPIPEQMKHSFADGKFKSAVFEHAG
- the NAM9 gene encoding mitochondrial 37S ribosomal protein uS4m NAM9 (Mitochondrial ribosomal component of the small subunit); translated protein: MPRKANLLKSLARGRVRTSFNKYNLFNLYKKGGVDLKSKSLYQQKWTAKQETRAYHGEHLTEKRWQTVFKPKLDSVAQLDASLRGGEIKETPFLLQTFAVLEKRLDFALFRAMFASSVRQARQFILHGNVRVNGVKIKHPSYTLKPGDMFSVKPDKVLEALGAKKPSFQEALKIDKTQIVLWNKYVKEAKTEPKEVWEKKLENFEKMSDSNPKKLQFQEFLRQYNKNLESQQYNALKGCTQEGILRKLLNVEKEIGKSNNEPLSIDELKQGLPEIQDSQLLESLNNAYQEFFKSGEIRREIISKCQPDELISLATEMMNPNETTKKELSDGAKSALRSGKRIIAESVKLWTKNITDHFKTRMSDISDGSLTFDPKWAKNLKYHDPIKLSELEGDEPKARKLINLPWQKNYVYGRQDPKKPFFTPWKPRPFLSPFAILPHHLEISFKTCHAVYLRDPVARPGQSEVISPFDVPVHERAYMYYLRNGK
- the EAF7 gene encoding Eaf7p (Subunit of the NuA4 histone acetyltransferase complex; NuA4 acetylates the N-terminal tails of histones H4 and H2A), which gives rise to MVVHWTIVDEIRLLRWASEFKPAGIHKHFHMFCIVERMNSPDKYPVTLLQKETMKLGKVFTAKDIWDKLSQSYNLEKIDEMENTYSLEATTESSRNGNGNGDDAEIHEETLLELNNRIRVRKQDFTLPWEEYGELILENARKSPNSNEEYPRVEDMNEKDSTIPKESPSTDLKNDNNKQEKNATIKVKELPEYHTEENDSPIDVQKEPIKEVQSDEKELQREHMSEEEQKMKSTNKTAAPVRKSQRLKRSKEVKFEDEEKEEIEEDNTKDEEQKEKKEEIQEPKITHNEEVDKEKNENEEGDDEREKSTSYENTNGSESEGVDEGVDEELGYESEREAEGKGKQIESEGGNLKKKTENKKGDDQQDDTKKDSKDKNEPLAKRTRHSSSTGNTSNETSPKRKRRKAGSRKNSPPATRVSSRLRNKK